In the Balaenoptera acutorostrata chromosome 16, mBalAcu1.1, whole genome shotgun sequence genome, ccctggtccaggaagatcccacatgccgtggagcaactaagcccatgagccacaactactgatcccatgtgctgcaactactgagcccgcgtgctgcaactactgaagccgctcacctagagcccgtgctctgcaacaacagaagccaccacaatgagaagaacatgcaccgcaatgaagagcagccttggctcgccgccactagagaaagcccgtgcacagcaacggagacccaatgcagccaaaagttaaaactaaaattaaaaaataaaaaaaaaactttaaaaagttaaagaaaaataaaaagcattatgtGCAAAGTTTTATGGAGAACTTCATAATGAGAGACTTAGCTGCTACCATCTGAACCCTGATCAATCTTAGTATCAATAAAACCATGGGACACCAGATATTTCTGTGCCTCTTGATGTGATGCAATCAGTACACAGGAACATCTCTGAAGGGTTACTACACAAAAAGTCCTGAATTTCAAATAGTCACTGAATTTAAACACAAGTTTATAATACCTCAgggaataaaagaacaaattataGGACACCAAGTAAAAGCAACAAGCAAAATCCAGGCCATAgggtattttatgttttcttcaaaatataacTGTGATATTCAAACCACATTTGGCCACTTATTCAAACAAACCATCTGTAAAAAGGTTTTGGGGACAACTGGGGAAATTTAAGTATGGAAGGGATATGTGatcatattaagaaattattgctAATTGTGTTTGCTGATAATGGCATAGTGGTTATATTAAGGGGAAAAATTTCTTGTCAGCTAAAGTATTTCTAAGTGGTGAGACATGACATCTGggattttctataaaatattccataatcataataacaatagtaataatagtaataatgagaGAGTTCGATGAAATAACATTGCCAAAATGTTATTGTTACTGCTGGCTATGTGTAATGTTTTAATGACCTCATAGTTTAAAAGAAGGATAAAATACTGAGAAACTTTGTTATTTGTTAATAGAAGTATGCATGTTAAAATGTTAAGGGTAGCCACTAAACAAACAGAAATAACCCATATCACTTCCAAATCTTGATTAATCCAATGAGGGGTAGTTAGGGAAAGTATTCAGAAGTAAACCCAGGTAAACCAAAATCTCAAGGAACTGGGAAGGGACTGTTCTATGTACAAACTGcgataaaataatatttccacAAGTCAAGAAATAATTCACAAAGAACTGAGCAGGCCCTTTCTCTGATGGTGCCTCTCTAACCGTGGGTCATGAGGGGCCCCTGAAATCATGGATTAGAAGTTTGTGCTTACACTAAAATCAGCATGTCCCAATCAGTCACTAATGGACCCCTGCCTGCCAGAACCGCCCAGAGCTCCCAGCTGGACTTGGCCAAATCACGGTCAGGCATGTTCTGGCACACCAAAGTACTTTTCCCTTATGGGTTGTACATATGGTGACCCATATGGCAACTCTACAGCTTCAGTCTTACTATCTTcacttcacagaggagaaaactgaggcataatgTGGGACAGCATTTGTCCACGGTGACATAGCTAGGAGGTGGTGAAGTTAGAATTCATCTGATTGAACAGTCAAAAGAGTACGAATGGATGTTGAGAAGCCCAGGTCTGTCCAACAAACTCAACCCTGAAGGTGAAATCTTAATAgtgagaaagaaaacggagtgACGAGACTGTAAGAGCTTCTATATTTGGGCCGCACGAGCCTGTGTGGAATAGGAATGGTGCTTTGCTGGTGCAAATTACAAAATAAGGACTGGGCAATAGGAACTGGCCCTGCCGCGGTTTTTCAGCACATCTGGGTCTGGCCCAGAGGCGCTAAGATATACAGAAAAACGAAGTATATGACAGAACCCGTGAAGCACACACCTGGACACATCTTGTGCTGCGACTGTGGTGCCCCGATTAGTCCAAATCCTGCCAGTATTTGTGTGGCTTGTCTGCGAAGTAAAGCAGATATCAGCCAAGGCATTCCGAAACAAGTCTCTCTATCTTTCTGCAAACAATGCCAAAGATACTTCCAGCCACCAGGAACTTGGGTACAATGTGCCTTAGAATCCAGGGAACTTCTTGCTTtgtgtttgaaaaaaatcaaagccccTCTGAGTAAGGTACGTCCTGTAGATGCAAGCTTTGTTTGGACTGAGCCCCATTCTAAGAGACTTAAAGTTAAACTAACTATTCAGAAAGAGGTGATGAATGGTGCTATCCTTCAGCAAGTGTTTGTGGTGGATTATGTTGTTCAGCCCCAGATGTGTGGAGATTGCCATAGAGTGGAAGCTAAGGATTTCTGGAAGGCTGTGGTTCAAGTCAGGCAAAAGACTTTGCACAAAAAAACTTTCTACTATCTGGAacatttgattttgaaatatgGCATGCACCAGAATACACTTCATATCAAAGAGATTCATGATGGTCTGGATTTCTATTATTCCTCAAAACAACATGCTCAGAAGATGGTAGAATTTCTTCAGTGTACTGTTCCCACTAAATACAAAGCCTCACAGAGACGGATCTCTCAGGATATCCATAGTAACACATACAATTACAATAGCactttttctgtggaaattgtTCCAATATGCAAGGATAATGTTGTTTGTCTGTCTCCAAAACTGGCACAAAGCCTGGGAAACATGAACCAGATTTGTGTGTGTATTCGTGTAACCAGCGTCATCCATCTCACAGATCCAAATACCCTACAAGTTGCAGATATTGATGGGAACACTTTCTGGAGTCACCCTTTCAATAGTTTATGCCATCCCAAACAGCTAGAGGAGTTTATTGTTATCGAATGCAGCATAGTCCGAGATCTAAAACGCAGTACAGGTGCTGGAATGGTATCAAAAAAGCttacccgggcttccctggtggcgcagcggttgagaatctgcctgctaattcaggggacacgggttcgagccctggtctgggaggatctcacatgccgcagagcaactaggcccatgagccacaactactgagcctgcgcgtctggagcctgtgctccgcaacaagagaggccgcgacagtgagaggcccgcgcaccgtgatgaagagtggcccccacttgccgcagctagagaaagccttagcacagaaacgaagacccaacatagcaatcaatcaatcaataaataaaataaataaatctttaaaaaaaaaaaaagcatacccTCGGGGAAGTCTGGGTACAGAAAACATCTGAAATGAATATGGATAAACAGTATTTTTGTCACACTCATTTGGGACATCTTCTAAATCCTGGAGACCTGGTGTTGGGGTTTGATCTGGCCAACTGTAACTTAAATGATGAAcatgtcaacaaaatgaaatcagATAGAGTCCTCGATGTGGTGTTAATCAAGAAGAGCTATGACCATACCAAACGTCAGTGTCTTAGAAACTGGAAACGGAAAGAGCTTGCAAGAGATAGAGAAAACATGGATACAGATGATGAAAGGCAATACCAAGATTTCCTTGAAGATCTTGAAGAAAATGAGGCAATTAgaaaaaatgtgaatatttataGAGATTCAACCATTCCTGTGGAAAGtgacacagatgaaggagcaccTCGAATTAGTCTGGCTGAGATGCTTGAAGACCTTCACATTTCCCAAGATGCTACTGGTGAAGAAGGTGAATCGATGATGACCTAATGAGATCATGTTGTAGATGGTTTCCACATCCATAGGCCCAGAATGttggacaaaataatttttactgtCTATTCTGTCTATGCCTTCATATTGAGAGCAATTTAGTTTTAAACCTGAATAAATATGACTATTTTGATTGCTCACTCGAAGCACTGAAAAAGATTGatggtttggaagttttagataaaaaaaattatgcaGAATGTAATTATTACTGATATTTAGGCCATTTTACATATGGAATTTTATCGGCTTGCTTTTTTATGAGGCACTAGTATTTTCACATACTATAGCTCTGGGTTTAAAAGCTCACAAGTTGTGATTCCTTGGAGGTTACCTAAATCTTCAAGCAGAAAACAagcttttagattctttttataTTGATTGCTTTAGTAGAAGAGCATATGAAGAATCATTTTTAACATGAACTTGCCATGCACTTAGTCCAATTTAGATCATTTTTATGTCCTTGGGATAGAAAATTTGGGGTTCAGTTTATCATTGGACATTCACTAGGAAAGTTATCTTTTTTATTCGTAATATTTACATCTTCAAAAGCTGTTAAGCTGGGAATTATCTTAATTTTCATTGcagaagaaagtatatttaaaatatttgtagatttGTAGCAAACAGTATTTAAAGGTTAAATAACAATTTGTACCTTTGTCGTTTTGGCTTGTGCCAGCAGCTTAGTGAAGTAGCTGTTTATGTCATAAAAATGTCTTCCTATCACTTCAGggattttgcttttaaatttctgGTTTACAAATTTAGAAGGAATTCTCTCTTTATAAGTTTCTATCACTGAACACATcaccatcaaaaagaatattaGAATCCAGCATATAGATGATGAAGTAATAAATGTGATCTTCATGCTTTATAAAACCATGAATCAGATTTGAATGAGGAATGCCTTCCACATCCTTGAAGGAAAAGCATTGGCTTGGGTTTTAAAGTGTTCTGAAAATGAAGTATTAAGAACCTATTTCTGTAAGCAAGATCAGACTTACTAAGCATGCCAGAAATAAGAGCTAATTCATAAATTCTATATATACCACTAAATAAGGAAATTGAGTAAGTACTGAAtggaacattttcctttttttaagatcAGACTCCCTAATTCTGAAGTTTCGAATAAAGGCCTGTGCtttctaaagtgaaaaaaaaattaacaaagaggCATGGTGTAGGTGGTGCAATTTGAGTTTATAATATCAAAACTGTAGAGTATTTTGTTGTTTCACAAATTCTCACTGACCACGTAGAGATGGGGAAACTTCAGTACCCAGACATGTGCTGGATACCTACATAGATGCTTCAATTCATTCTCAGAAGAAGATGGGATAAAAGTTatgaacaatatatatatatatatactttatatatatatataacactatTCTGGATAATCATCTGATTAAGAAGTTGTAGGCAAAATTCTTACATTGGAAGGGAGAGTAATTTTTAGGCACTGATGCCAGGAAATATCTGGGAGTTGGGACTTTTTAATGGGACCAACCATCCCAATTTGCCTGAGAGTCAGTGGGTTCCAGGCAACTGAGGACGAGTTGGTTGCTCTACTGGTGGTCTTGACTTCAAATGCATAATACAACTGACTCTGTCAGACAATATTTGATGTGGATACAACCCAAACTTAGGAATGAAACTAAAACCCATTTCCACCAAACACACTTGCCCACCTCCGCAGAGAGAATTCTGGgatgaatgacattttaaaagtataatgaaTAAGTCACTCTTGAAACTGAGGTCTTCCCCAAAAACTGTGGGTTGGAGCCTCCCAGCGTCcccaaggacttttttttttttttttaatatatttatttatttattttggctgcgttgggtcttcgctgctgtgcgcaggctttctctagtcgcggcgagcgggggccactcttcatcgcggtgcgcgggcctctcactgtcgcggcctctcttgttgcggagcacaggctccagacgcgcaggctcagtaattgtggctcacgggcccagttgctccgtggcatgtgggatcttcccagacgagggctcgaacccgtgtcccctgcattggcaggcagactctcaaccactgcaccaccagggaagccccaaggactatttttaatggaagaaaaCTTCTGGAATTCAAAGTCAGGCTTAATGTACCACTTTCACTTTGCTTCCCTGATCATGCttataattaagagaaaaaatttacaGAAGGACTGGCAACTTACATCCTTATACTCACTGGTCCATCCCATGAATTAAGACCAAGCCTCAGCAAATGTGCTGAGTGAGGAAGAACAATTACCAAGTTCATGGCTCCAGGTTCTGTTTACTCTGATATTGTCCAGGATAATCATTTATTTCCTGCTGCCTTCTAAGTTTTATGAAGCTGTTCAGAAAAGTTTCAGCCATGCTTTATGGCTGTGTGAACTGCCCGTGTCTCCATTTCACAACTTGATTCATTCTGATTAAACTGTTCGACTGTTAATGAGTTTTAGATTGCAGGATGGAGAGGCAAACAATTCAGAACATTAAGGCAgtaaaatatcttaatatttcACAAGTTCTctctgaaaacataaaacaaaaggcTCATTTCTGGAAGGAGAGACTGTAATAATTACTCtctgtaaaaataaatgtgcttGGCTCCCTATATATTATCCAGGCATCTGTGTATTCACACTCACATGTAGGGAGCCAGATGGTACATGGAAATCTCATAAATATCCATAGAAATTCTGATATTTTCAAGCCAATTGCAACAGACAAGATAACCATTTTGACATATTATTCCAAAGAATTTCTGGGGCTAGACAAAAAATTGATTCCTACTCAGCTTACTTCACAGTCTGATGAGTTTTGCGATCCGGAGGCAATGGTGCAGGGTGAGGTGCTGAACGGTCTCAGGTACCGAGGGCTTTGGAGACGGATGGGAATTATGAATCTGGTGACCAAATACTGCTCTTCAAGCAGTTcaatacccctccctctccctcctcgcACCCCCTGTGGGTTCCTGGCCCACCATCTGCTTCTCCTGTGATGCAGTATTGGTTTTGACAGTAACTGAGTAAAGATGCATGCACTGGCCTCCCCCTTTGAACATTTTTCCTTGGAACTGCCCCCTTCTGGTGACTGACCCCCACACCCCACCGGGAGAAGAAAAGTATAGCAGGTAGAGGCTACCAAAATGCTGAGGGTAGTGAGGCCTTGCCTTGGTCGCTTAAGCTCCGGAAAATTCAAttgtttcatctgtgaaatggaaattaaaacacattACCAGCCTAAAGGCAAAAGCTCACATGGATTTCTTCATTCCTTCCAGCCCAGAAGCCACACCTGCAATATACACAAGACCTCATTTCAAACCAACTTTTGAGTGGAGAAGCTCTTCAAGCtcaaggaagagaagaggaatTTGCATTTGGCCATGAAGACTCAAAAGGTCTTTGCACACATTTCTTAAGGGAAGGACATTTAGGAACCTGGAAAAGCTTATGCCATATAATCGCAGAATGTGAGGAGGAAGGCATCTCTGAGGCCGGCAAGGCCAAGGataccattttgcagatgagaaaactgaggccagagaaatCAAATGAGTCACCTGAATCTGGGACTAGCCAAGACAGATGCACCATTAAAGAACAGCTGTTGAGAGATGGAGCTCATAGCCAGATGCTCAGCCAGAGTGCTCTAGCTTCATCCAGTCCCCGCTGATCAGGTGGGCATTACTAACAGCATTTGACAAGTGAGAAATATTAATGGATTACTTCCCTTAGGCCACAATCCTAGGAAATGGCAGAACTGAGACTAGAACTCAAGTTTTCTGGCTTCAGAGACAATGCTTACTCTACTCTGAGTCATCTTATGGAGAGAAAATTGTGCAAAGGAGGGTGTGAAGTGAAGAATATGCAGAGGAAGACACCTCGGTGCATTCAGGTTTTGTTTCCATCACCACAGTCATTTGGGGCTGGTGGGACTCTACCTCTGTATTTCCCCTTCTTAAGACTCCCCTATTCCATCCCCGAAGAAAAAAACCCTAACTGAcatgagttttaaaattaaattaatataagtCAGTGTTGTGTTAAGAATTTGAAAGGTCTTTATacttaaagttaaataaattatagttaaagcaaagcttaaaaaaaaagaatttgagggcttccctggtggcgcagtggttgagaatctgcctgccaatgcaggggacacgggttcaagccctggtctgggaagatcccacatgccgcggagcaactgggcccgtgagccacaactactgagcctgagcgtctggagcctgtgctccgcaacaagagaggctgcgatagtgagaagcccgcgcaccgcgatgaagagtggcccccactcgccgcaactggagaaagccctcacacagaaacgaagacccaacacagccaaaaataaacataataaataaataataaataaaaatttaaaaaaaaaagaatttgaaaggtCTGGAAGCACCCTGAGTTTGCCCAAACCCGCTTTGGAAGTGGTGAtaacagcagtgaaaggcagagCAACTATTGGGTGAATTGCCATGGAGTCAGCAGCCAGGCCCCCAAATCCAAATTGGGACCCGAGTTATTGGGGTCTGCCTGCCAGACTCCTGCATGCAGCAAAATGGCAACTCTCTGCTTTGCTATGTTCTCTACTGCCTCTCCATCAGCTGCAGCCTTCGATGGGCGCCAACTGCATTTCATCCATCGCAAGTCCTCTTTGAGATATTTTCATTGTCTCTAGAAAGGAcctcaaatgctttttaaaatcatgctAACTGCCCAACACTCCGTAATGCATAATATTGCATTACGTTGCATTACATCAAATGTATAACATCACAACCTCTGACGGCATCTGTCCTGCCCTGAATTCTCAAGCATTCTTGGCCTTTGGGTTCAAAGTCATCTGACCCATGGTAGCCTACGGCTCACGGCATGCCATGCCCAACCACAGAATTCTCCCCCTGGCGGCATCCAAGATGGCAGACAGGGCAGCTTCAGAGATGTCTCAGGGACTGGGCTTTCAGAGGGACATCTCAGTTAAGAAAATACGAATAACAACAAACCAACCCAAGGGCTGTATATAATTGTAGATA is a window encoding:
- the LOC103008991 gene encoding 60S ribosomal export protein NMD3-like codes for the protein KHTLGEVWVQKTSEMNMDKQYFCHTHLGHLLNPGDLVLGFDLANCNLNDEHVNKMKSDRVLDVVLIKKSYDHTKRQCLRNWKRKELARDRENMDTDDERQYQDFLEDLEENEAIRKNVNIYRDSTIPVESDTDEGAPRISLAEMLEDLHISQDATGEEGESMMT